In Bremerella alba, one DNA window encodes the following:
- a CDS encoding DUF1552 domain-containing protein, producing MLTRRTILQAAATSAGVALGLPLTAQRLVASSSESTTPKRIIFFMQNQGFDPATCIPKGIHNSGSLANAELPEPISPLEPYKDRLHIINGLHGLHTSPSHSAFFGALGGYRGGDGVPPSAATIDYELSKALPQTLLPHLCIGMDSIENMTSKPTLATLSASGAGQPIFMHSNPNHLYQMLYGSISTGDIRLQHEARSNVFNEIEGLAAAKGQSLPAGDGQRYRQFVDGFQDINGLRERLDKVSGHLQKFAPEVDERYTQPEFETDWHDVLLDLGISALTSGITNTLTIGSGRGEIFGAWKGLGIEQQGHNLGHMKQPDNPIWIKIRQYNSRMLVKIIESLESVPEGSGSMMDNTLIVYTSNNADSQHTRGTNWPVMLLGSFDGAFKTGCFTQIDGNRPINALHTTLLRAAGVTCDRFNMDDKLAQKFDDGNGPLKELLV from the coding sequence ATGCTTACCCGTAGAACCATACTGCAAGCAGCGGCAACCAGTGCCGGCGTCGCGCTAGGTCTTCCGTTGACTGCCCAGCGGCTGGTCGCATCATCTTCAGAGAGCACCACGCCTAAGCGAATCATCTTCTTTATGCAGAATCAGGGTTTCGACCCAGCGACCTGCATTCCCAAGGGAATTCATAACAGTGGTTCCTTAGCAAATGCCGAGTTGCCGGAGCCGATCAGCCCACTCGAGCCATACAAAGATCGCCTTCATATTATCAACGGCCTGCATGGCCTACATACTAGTCCTTCGCATAGCGCGTTCTTCGGCGCGTTGGGCGGTTACCGTGGTGGGGATGGCGTTCCGCCGAGTGCAGCGACTATCGACTACGAGTTGAGCAAGGCGTTGCCTCAGACGCTCTTGCCTCATTTGTGCATCGGAATGGATTCGATTGAAAACATGACGTCGAAGCCGACTCTGGCAACACTTTCTGCAAGTGGTGCCGGTCAACCGATTTTTATGCACTCGAATCCCAATCACCTGTATCAGATGCTGTATGGGAGCATCTCGACAGGCGATATCCGTCTTCAGCACGAAGCACGCTCCAATGTTTTTAATGAGATAGAAGGTCTTGCCGCCGCCAAAGGGCAGTCACTGCCTGCTGGAGACGGTCAACGCTATCGACAGTTTGTCGACGGATTTCAGGATATCAACGGCTTGCGTGAACGTCTCGATAAGGTTTCCGGCCACTTACAAAAATTTGCGCCTGAGGTGGACGAGCGGTATACCCAGCCAGAATTTGAGACCGATTGGCACGATGTCTTATTGGACTTAGGGATTTCGGCACTCACCTCGGGGATTACGAACACGTTAACCATCGGATCAGGTCGCGGCGAGATCTTCGGTGCCTGGAAGGGGTTGGGGATTGAACAACAGGGACACAACCTGGGGCACATGAAGCAGCCTGACAATCCAATTTGGATCAAGATTCGCCAGTACAACAGTCGCATGTTGGTGAAGATCATCGAGTCGCTGGAAAGCGTTCCCGAAGGTAGCGGATCAATGATGGACAACACGCTGATTGTTTACACCAGTAACAATGCGGATAGTCAGCATACCCGGGGCACAAACTGGCCGGTCATGTTGTTGGGGAGTTTCGATGGGGCATTCAAGACGGGTTGCTTTACGCAGATTGATGGCAACCGTCCAATCAACGCACTCCATACCACGCTTCTGCGGGCAGCAGGTGTTACGTGCGATCGCTTCAACATGGATGACAAGCTGGCGCAAAAGTTCGACGATGGCAACGGACCGCTCAAGGAACTGCTGGTATGA
- a CDS encoding efflux RND transporter periplasmic adaptor subunit, whose protein sequence is MKLNVLRLTITLALTLLIVIGCGQRRQMPKVEPPDVTVAPAIKREVVDFSEYTGHIEAVFSVDVYAKVSGYLQKVAFKDGAVVKQGELLFEIDKRTYQAEYDQAVSQKALYVAKNELAQATLARNKKLVGSGAVSQELFDESVASANEAVAQVNAAESAIAARKVDLDYCTISAAISGRIDRTYVTDGNLVQSGVGAPTLLTTIVSVDPVYAYFDVDELAMLSYIRQRIAEKGQRGDGSLRELNIPVQIYLADGSEYPHLGTIDFGSNQVSAGSGTLTVRAVVPNPSGMLRPGLFVRVKVAAKPPYHAVLVPESAIGADQSDRYVYVLDKDGNAERRSVQLGTQQGLLRVIKKGLAEGEKVIVNGLLLVRPGKPVKPQDTTMPEPPKIDETILRSVSRNEPPMSSQPSQQPVNQTNPSSAPMPNGS, encoded by the coding sequence ATGAAGCTGAACGTGCTTCGCTTGACGATCACCCTGGCACTTACCTTGCTTATCGTGATTGGCTGTGGCCAACGTCGACAAATGCCGAAAGTCGAACCACCGGACGTGACCGTCGCTCCGGCAATCAAGCGTGAAGTGGTTGACTTCAGCGAGTACACAGGCCACATCGAAGCGGTTTTTTCCGTTGATGTTTACGCCAAGGTCTCAGGTTACCTTCAGAAGGTTGCATTTAAAGACGGGGCGGTGGTCAAGCAAGGTGAGCTTCTATTCGAGATCGATAAGCGAACCTACCAGGCCGAATACGATCAGGCCGTTTCCCAAAAAGCACTCTATGTCGCCAAAAATGAGTTGGCACAAGCAACCTTAGCTCGCAACAAAAAGCTGGTAGGAAGCGGTGCCGTTAGTCAAGAACTTTTCGACGAAAGCGTCGCGTCTGCCAACGAAGCAGTAGCTCAAGTCAATGCCGCAGAATCGGCAATTGCCGCCCGGAAAGTTGATCTGGACTATTGCACGATCAGTGCGGCGATCAGTGGCCGCATTGATCGTACCTACGTCACCGACGGGAATCTTGTCCAAAGTGGAGTCGGCGCCCCGACGCTTCTAACCACCATCGTTTCGGTCGACCCCGTATATGCCTACTTCGATGTCGATGAACTAGCTATGTTGAGCTACATCCGACAGCGAATAGCCGAGAAAGGTCAACGAGGAGATGGCTCACTCCGAGAACTTAACATTCCCGTCCAAATCTATCTTGCCGATGGTTCTGAGTATCCTCATCTTGGAACGATCGACTTTGGCTCAAATCAAGTGAGCGCTGGCTCAGGTACTTTGACCGTTCGTGCCGTAGTCCCGAATCCCAGTGGGATGCTCCGCCCTGGGTTATTTGTTCGTGTCAAGGTTGCTGCCAAGCCCCCTTACCATGCCGTGCTCGTTCCCGAAAGCGCTATCGGTGCCGACCAGAGTGATAGGTACGTTTATGTGCTCGATAAAGATGGCAACGCCGAGCGACGCAGCGTTCAACTGGGAACCCAGCAAGGTCTGCTACGCGTCATTAAAAAAGGTCTCGCTGAAGGCGAGAAAGTCATTGTCAATGGCCTACTGCTGGTACGACCAGGAAAACCTGTCAAGCCTCAGGATACGACCATGCCAGAGCCCCCGAAGATTGACGAAACTATCCTTCGTTCCGTGAGCCGGAACGAGCCCCCCATGTCGAGTCAACCTTCGCAGCAACCGGTGAATCAGACGAACCCATCGTCGGCTCCGATGCCAAATGGTTCCTAA
- a CDS encoding efflux RND transporter permease subunit — translation MLARFFIDRPIFAWVISIIIVLAGSICVWLLPIAQYPEIAPPTVSVTCQYPGASAEVVAETVAAPIEQQVVGVEDALYMSSQSASDGSYTLTVTFALGTDLDMAQVLVQNRVAQATPLLPDVVKATGVTTQKKSPNILLAVNLFSADDPETGEPILDNLYLSNYATIQIRDQLSTLEGVGDVGILGEQDYSMRVWLNPDALASRSMTAGDIVTSLKEQNVQVAAGQIGQPPVPPGQQMQLTMTTLGRLKTPEQFADIVVKTGSDGQITRISDVGQVELGAQNLNTICRFDQKPSAGIGIFQLPGSNALDVGEQVKRRMEELKEKFPPGLEYEIGYDTTPFIEQSVEEVFKTLRDAIILVAIVVLFFLQDWKAVMLPLIDVAVSLIGTFAIMAVMGFTLNNLTLFGLVLAIGIVVDDAIVVLENIERWIGMGYKVRDATIHAMEEITGPIVAITLVLSSVFFPSAFLGGVTGQFFRQFALTIAAAMLISAMNAMTMTPARATSIFRDPKPGEDHTKHREALPWWGIAVLGGVLSVWLGSIFLSGSGLKGEEGMALWMQAALFIPGVVVGYLLSHTVNRALAAVFGVFNRAFDWVTNLYGRGIASLLRISAVAVVVYVGLIGLTGYGFNVIPGGFIPTQDQGYLVFDVQLPDSASRERTDKVMTQVEKIALETPGIAHVVDVSGQSFVQNAVSSNLGGGFFSLAPFSERRGKETTAEYIAMELRKRFSKIQEARVSVFEAPPINGLGNAGGFKLMVEDRGDNGYAVLQAQADRLANLALDQPGIVVAFSTFRASTPQLFVDIDREKCKSMGVELTAVFEALQVYMGGYYVNDFNRFGRTWQVNVQADSKFRVNAESVRQFKVKSVTGDMVPLGTLCTIEDSTGPMFINRYNNFPAAAINGVNVPIVSTGEVLTMMNDLAAKELPASMEAEWTEISFLQEQASQFQSFKDVLQNPISALIGAVILVYLILAALYESWELPITIILVVPMCVLAAITGVMIVHMDLNIFVQIGFVVLVGLACKNAILVVEFAKDLMEKENKPLLEATVQACIVRLRPIIMTSFAFILGVAPLLWGHGAGAEMRFALGVTVFSGMLGVTGFGLIFTPVFFYVVMKLLQKEGLSPIHQHEPTPESPPES, via the coding sequence GTGCTGGCTCGCTTTTTTATCGACCGCCCCATCTTTGCCTGGGTTATCTCTATTATCATTGTCCTGGCGGGCTCGATCTGCGTCTGGTTACTACCCATCGCACAATATCCAGAAATCGCCCCGCCGACTGTTTCAGTGACATGCCAATACCCGGGCGCGAGCGCGGAGGTTGTTGCAGAAACGGTGGCGGCCCCTATTGAACAACAGGTCGTCGGTGTCGAGGACGCACTGTACATGTCCTCACAGTCAGCGAGTGACGGTAGTTACACGTTGACGGTTACCTTCGCCCTAGGAACCGACCTGGATATGGCCCAGGTCTTGGTTCAGAACCGCGTCGCCCAAGCCACGCCCCTCTTGCCCGATGTGGTCAAAGCTACCGGGGTGACGACCCAAAAGAAGTCCCCCAATATCTTGCTCGCCGTAAATCTCTTTTCTGCAGACGATCCCGAAACAGGCGAGCCAATTCTCGATAACCTTTACCTGAGCAATTACGCCACGATCCAAATTCGAGATCAGCTTTCCACACTCGAAGGGGTTGGCGACGTGGGTATTCTGGGCGAACAAGACTACAGCATGAGAGTTTGGCTGAATCCAGATGCCCTCGCCTCGCGTAGCATGACCGCCGGCGACATCGTAACTTCCTTGAAAGAGCAAAACGTCCAAGTGGCTGCTGGGCAGATCGGTCAGCCTCCGGTCCCTCCTGGGCAGCAAATGCAGCTCACCATGACAACATTGGGACGGTTGAAGACGCCTGAGCAATTCGCTGATATTGTCGTCAAAACAGGAAGTGACGGCCAAATCACGCGAATTAGTGATGTTGGTCAAGTTGAACTCGGCGCCCAGAATCTGAACACGATCTGTCGGTTCGACCAAAAACCTTCGGCCGGTATCGGCATCTTCCAATTGCCAGGATCAAACGCGCTAGACGTGGGCGAACAAGTAAAACGTAGGATGGAAGAGCTGAAAGAAAAGTTTCCCCCCGGTCTCGAATATGAAATCGGCTACGACACGACACCGTTTATCGAACAGTCTGTAGAGGAAGTTTTTAAAACGCTTCGAGACGCAATCATCTTAGTTGCCATCGTTGTGCTCTTCTTTCTACAAGACTGGAAAGCGGTGATGCTGCCCCTGATCGACGTGGCGGTTTCGCTGATTGGCACATTTGCAATCATGGCAGTCATGGGCTTCACGCTCAACAATCTGACGCTATTTGGCCTGGTACTCGCGATTGGGATCGTCGTGGATGATGCGATTGTCGTTCTAGAAAATATCGAGCGATGGATCGGAATGGGTTATAAGGTTCGGGACGCCACCATACATGCCATGGAAGAGATCACAGGACCTATCGTTGCGATCACGCTGGTGCTGAGCAGCGTGTTCTTTCCTAGCGCTTTCCTAGGAGGCGTCACAGGGCAGTTCTTCCGACAGTTTGCCTTGACCATTGCGGCGGCCATGTTGATTTCGGCCATGAACGCAATGACGATGACGCCAGCCCGAGCGACATCTATTTTCCGCGACCCCAAGCCCGGCGAAGATCATACGAAGCATCGTGAAGCTCTGCCATGGTGGGGCATTGCCGTATTGGGTGGGGTTCTCTCTGTTTGGCTTGGAAGCATTTTCCTGAGTGGTTCCGGCCTGAAGGGCGAAGAGGGCATGGCCCTCTGGATGCAAGCCGCCCTCTTTATTCCGGGAGTCGTCGTTGGCTATTTATTGTCCCACACGGTGAATCGCGCATTGGCGGCCGTGTTCGGCGTCTTCAATCGAGCGTTTGATTGGGTGACCAACCTATACGGCCGAGGCATCGCTTCACTACTTCGCATTAGCGCGGTGGCCGTCGTTGTATATGTCGGACTGATTGGACTAACGGGTTATGGTTTCAATGTGATCCCCGGAGGCTTCATCCCCACCCAGGATCAAGGCTACCTGGTGTTTGACGTTCAACTTCCCGACTCTGCCTCGCGTGAACGCACCGACAAGGTCATGACTCAGGTAGAAAAGATCGCCTTGGAGACACCCGGCATTGCCCACGTTGTCGATGTTTCAGGGCAATCATTTGTGCAAAACGCTGTGAGTTCTAATCTAGGCGGCGGTTTCTTTTCGCTGGCTCCTTTCTCAGAAAGGCGGGGAAAAGAAACCACGGCCGAGTATATCGCCATGGAACTTCGCAAGAGGTTCAGCAAAATCCAAGAGGCCCGTGTCTCTGTGTTCGAGGCCCCGCCAATCAATGGCCTGGGAAATGCGGGTGGCTTCAAGCTGATGGTCGAAGACCGTGGCGACAACGGCTATGCCGTGCTCCAGGCCCAAGCGGACCGTCTTGCTAATTTGGCCCTGGATCAACCGGGGATTGTTGTGGCATTTAGCACCTTCCGGGCAAGCACGCCACAGTTGTTCGTCGACATTGACCGCGAAAAGTGCAAGAGCATGGGCGTCGAATTAACGGCCGTCTTTGAAGCACTTCAAGTTTACATGGGCGGCTACTACGTCAACGACTTCAATCGTTTTGGTCGAACATGGCAAGTCAACGTTCAGGCAGATTCCAAGTTCAGAGTGAACGCCGAATCCGTCCGACAATTTAAAGTTAAAAGCGTCACCGGAGACATGGTTCCGCTGGGTACTCTTTGCACCATCGAAGACAGCACCGGACCGATGTTCATAAATCGCTATAACAACTTCCCCGCTGCGGCCATCAACGGTGTAAATGTGCCGATCGTCAGCACAGGCGAAGTTCTTACGATGATGAACGATCTGGCCGCAAAAGAACTACCTGCTTCGATGGAAGCGGAATGGACCGAGATTTCTTTTCTGCAGGAGCAGGCAAGTCAGTTTCAATCGTTTAAGGATGTGCTTCAGAATCCGATCTCGGCACTTATCGGTGCGGTCATCTTGGTCTATTTGATTCTGGCGGCACTCTATGAAAGCTGGGAACTGCCGATCACAATCATCCTGGTGGTTCCCATGTGTGTCCTGGCAGCAATTACCGGAGTGATGATCGTGCACATGGACCTCAATATCTTTGTGCAAATCGGCTTTGTGGTGTTAGTGGGGCTAGCGTGTAAGAACGCGATTCTCGTGGTTGAGTTCGCTAAGGACCTAATGGAGAAGGAGAACAAGCCACTCCTGGAAGCTACGGTCCAAGCTTGTATAGTCCGTTTGCGTCCGATCATCATGACCAGCTTCGCATTTATCCTGGGTGTTGCACCTTTACTTTGGGGGCATGGAGCCGGAGCAGAAATGCGGTTCGCCCTAGGGGTCACGGTGTTTAGTGGCATGCTGGGTGTGACTGGCTTTGGCTTAATCTTTACGCCGGTATTTTTCTACGTCGTGATGAAGCTATTGCAAAAAGAAGGCCTTTCCCCGATCCATCAGCATGAGCCTACCCCCGAATCACCACCTGAATCGTAA
- a CDS encoding GDSL-type esterase/lipase family protein — translation MKSVLATLAFVFGALMPAIAIAEPMYHEVQAELIKPRDGMGHVLAKLEKGETVRVAYLGGSITAANGWRVKTTQWLKQKYPDATIEEIHAAIGGTGSDLGVFRLGRDALRHKPDLLFVEFAVNDGGASPDRIWKAMEGIVRQTWAVDPETDICFVYTFRVNYEDPLRNGECPRAASAMEMLADHYGIPSVNFAKKIVELESDGKLVFKSDQPEEGKIHFSKDGVHPLDAGHEIYTEVLADAIEQMAIDAQPVDHKAKLKTAFVNDHWQAAKMVPISTDMLSGDWKALPEDAQLARRFGNRMGQIYEATEPGSKLTFRFRGSSAKLYDLLGPDGGQVIITVDGKTREKLVPRFDSYSTYHRIATLFLAGDVDPETVHEVTIEVHPDQPDRQPVAFRLKNPEEELKMPKYQGTKVRASQILVLGELVP, via the coding sequence ATGAAATCTGTCCTCGCCACGTTGGCGTTTGTTTTTGGTGCCCTAATGCCAGCGATCGCAATCGCTGAGCCCATGTATCATGAAGTTCAAGCGGAGCTAATTAAGCCTCGTGATGGCATGGGGCACGTGCTGGCGAAACTTGAAAAAGGAGAAACCGTTCGGGTTGCATACCTTGGAGGATCGATTACGGCAGCCAATGGATGGCGAGTAAAAACGACCCAATGGCTGAAACAAAAATACCCGGATGCGACAATTGAAGAAATTCACGCAGCAATCGGTGGTACCGGCAGCGACTTGGGTGTGTTTCGCTTGGGGCGCGATGCCCTGCGGCATAAGCCGGATCTTTTGTTTGTTGAATTCGCCGTAAACGACGGTGGTGCGTCGCCGGATCGGATTTGGAAGGCAATGGAGGGAATCGTCCGTCAGACCTGGGCAGTCGATCCGGAGACAGACATCTGCTTCGTCTATACGTTTCGTGTTAACTACGAAGACCCACTTCGTAATGGTGAATGCCCTCGTGCAGCCTCTGCGATGGAGATGTTGGCTGACCATTACGGAATTCCATCGGTAAATTTTGCGAAGAAAATAGTCGAACTGGAATCGGACGGTAAGCTCGTATTTAAGAGCGACCAACCGGAAGAAGGAAAGATTCATTTTTCGAAAGATGGAGTCCATCCATTGGATGCAGGTCACGAAATCTATACGGAAGTCCTTGCTGATGCGATCGAGCAGATGGCGATCGATGCTCAGCCTGTTGACCACAAGGCCAAGCTAAAGACTGCGTTTGTGAATGACCACTGGCAAGCCGCCAAGATGGTGCCGATCAGCACTGATATGCTTAGCGGAGACTGGAAAGCACTGCCGGAAGATGCCCAACTAGCTCGGCGGTTTGGCAATCGTATGGGCCAGATTTATGAGGCAACCGAGCCTGGTAGTAAGTTGACGTTTCGTTTTCGAGGGTCGTCCGCCAAGTTGTACGACTTGCTAGGCCCTGATGGTGGTCAGGTCATCATTACCGTCGATGGCAAAACTCGAGAGAAACTCGTGCCGCGATTTGACAGTTACTCTACCTATCATCGCATCGCAACGCTGTTCTTGGCTGGCGATGTCGATCCAGAAACGGTTCATGAGGTGACCATTGAAGTTCATCCCGATCAGCCGGATCGGCAACCAGTCGCGTTTCGGCTAAAAAATCCCGAAGAAGAATTGAAGATGCCCAAGTACCAAGGCACAAAAGTCCGGGCAAGTCAGATTCTTGTTTTGGGAGAACTCGTTCCCTAA
- a CDS encoding DUF1501 domain-containing protein — MNSQALNRRRFLATGAAAASMAATPAWASHEGQRIQGQAEHVISIWLGGGMGQIDTFDPKRKGDPSKKKAGAYYDSIPTAVEGVEVCEHLPKVASIMDRVTAVRTVNHSVIDEHAAATNWMHVGRPVSGTVVYPSLGSIIAHERGAVSEAAPPYVLIGYPNSSRGPGFLGAKDSYLYLTETGRGPAGLSRPDAITPGRQARREQYLKDLRGVQPETKDARLRDYEAAAELSLRLSGPEFMKSFALDNEPAELRESYGGEFGQRCLLSRRLVERGVRFIEVSHNLNFLNGAGWDVHNRGILDQHKLIREMDDAVSTLILDLEDHKLLDKTLVVITTEFGRPPQFDGGGGRGHQGSAFTCVLAGGGLKHQGAYGETNELSQKIVKDPVSVPDFFATIHASLGIDYAKSLYDGDRPVPITDGGIPIAKLFG; from the coding sequence ATGAATAGTCAGGCATTGAATCGACGTAGGTTTTTGGCGACAGGTGCCGCTGCCGCAAGCATGGCCGCAACCCCTGCGTGGGCTTCGCACGAAGGCCAGCGAATCCAAGGTCAGGCCGAGCATGTTATCTCGATCTGGCTTGGGGGAGGGATGGGGCAGATCGATACGTTTGATCCCAAACGTAAGGGCGATCCAAGTAAGAAGAAAGCCGGTGCCTACTATGATTCCATTCCCACCGCCGTGGAAGGTGTTGAAGTTTGCGAACATCTGCCTAAGGTCGCTTCGATTATGGACCGAGTCACGGCTGTTCGCACGGTAAATCACTCGGTGATTGACGAGCACGCAGCAGCTACGAACTGGATGCATGTTGGCCGTCCGGTAAGCGGCACGGTTGTGTACCCTTCGCTCGGGTCGATCATCGCCCACGAGCGAGGAGCCGTCTCGGAAGCAGCGCCTCCTTACGTATTGATTGGCTATCCCAATAGTTCGCGGGGGCCTGGGTTCCTCGGGGCAAAGGATAGCTATCTCTATCTTACAGAGACGGGACGCGGGCCGGCCGGTCTATCTCGCCCCGATGCTATCACGCCGGGTCGCCAAGCGCGCCGCGAACAGTATCTCAAGGATCTTCGTGGCGTTCAGCCGGAAACGAAGGATGCTCGACTGCGTGATTACGAAGCGGCTGCTGAACTGAGCCTACGACTGAGCGGACCAGAGTTCATGAAGAGCTTTGCCCTCGATAACGAGCCGGCTGAGTTGCGGGAAAGCTATGGAGGCGAGTTCGGTCAACGATGCCTGCTTTCCCGTCGGCTGGTCGAGCGAGGCGTACGTTTTATTGAAGTGTCTCACAATCTTAACTTTTTGAATGGGGCAGGGTGGGACGTTCATAATCGGGGCATTCTTGACCAGCATAAGTTGATTCGCGAAATGGATGATGCCGTCTCAACGCTGATACTCGACTTAGAGGATCATAAATTATTAGACAAAACGCTCGTAGTCATCACGACGGAATTCGGTCGACCGCCGCAATTCGATGGTGGCGGAGGACGTGGTCACCAGGGTTCGGCATTCACTTGCGTGCTGGCCGGCGGTGGTCTGAAGCATCAAGGGGCATATGGTGAGACGAATGAGCTTTCACAGAAAATCGTTAAGGATCCTGTTTCGGTGCCAGATTTCTTTGCGACCATTCATGCTTCGCTGGGAATTGATTATGCGAAGTCACTTTACGATGGAGATCGTCCCGTACCAATTACTGATGGTGGGATACCCATAGCGAAATTGTTCGGTTAG